DNA sequence from the Ramlibacter agri genome:
AGGCTTGCCAGCCCGGGTCGGCGCCCTGGGCGTGGGCATGGGGAACGATGAAGGCAGCAGCCAGCGCGAGGCCGGACGTCAGGCGCGAAGACATGGGTCCTCCCTTTGGCAGGAGGCAGAGCTTACCTTGCCAGGCGCGGCGCTGGCGTGCGCAACCCCAACGCGAGTGCCACCGCGCCGACGCTGCAGGCCATCGCCAGCAGCTCCACGGGGCCGAGCGGCTCGCCACGCACCAGGGCGCCGGTGAGCATCGCCACCACCGGCACCAGCACCGAGCCGAGGCCGGCCACGTGCGCCGGCAGCAGGCCCACGATCGAGAACCAGGCGACGTTGCCGAGCGCCATGGGCACCAGCGTGATGTAGGCCACGACGGCCACGCTTTGCCACGAAGGCCAGAACCAGCCGTCGCCCAGCCACAGCGCGCCCAGGGTGATCGGCACCGACGTGATCAGCATCTGCCAGCCGGTGAGCACCAGCGGCGCCACCGGCGGCGGCCGCCGCTTCAGGATCAGCGTGCCCACCGCCCAGCCCACCGCCGCCGCAATGCCCGCGGCGAAGCCGAGCGGCGCCTGCGCATAGGCGTGCAGCCCGCGCACGGCGAGCAGGCCCACGCCCAGCAGGCCCAGGGCCAATGCGGCCAGCGAGCGCCGTTCCAGCTTCTGCCGCAGGAACAGCGCCCCGAACAAGGCCGCCCACAGCGGCATCGTGAAACCCAGCACCGCCGCCTGGCCCGAGGGGATGAGGACGGCCGCGTAGGTGCTGGCGATGTTCCACACCACCAGATACGCCATGGCCGCGGCCACCACGGTGCCGCGGTGGCCGCGCGGGATGGCCAGCGATTCGCCGCGCACCTTGGCCCAGGCCAGCAGCGCAAGCCCGGAACCCAGGGTGCTGAAGGCGCGGAAGCTCCACACCGACAGCTCCTTCACCGCCAGCGGGAACAGCACCCAGTTGGTGCCCCAGACGAAGGTGAGCACCAGGATCAGCGGCAGGGCGGTGCGCAGGGGCAGGGTGGAAGCCGGCATGGGGCCCGAGTATCGGGCAAGCCGGCCGCCGCTGCCCTGCGCCTTACTGGCAGGTGACGGTGACGCTCGCCATGCTGCCCGAGACGACCGTGCCGCTCGGGTTGGTGACGGAGCAGGTCTGCTGCGCGGGTTGCTGGACGACCGTGACGCTGTAGGCCGTGCCGGCGGACAGCAGCCCGGGGAAGGCGAAGGCGCCGTTGGCCGCGAGGGCGAGCGTCGAGCCATTGGTGGCCAGCCACACGCTGTTGCCCGAGGCCAGGCCGGACAGCGTGCCGCCCACCGACGAAGTCGCGGTGCAGGCGATCGTCACGTTCGACACGTCGCTGCCGGTCGAGTCGATGGTGCCGGTGCCGTTGCCGACGGTGCAGGTCTGGCCCACGGGCTGCGTGAGCACGGTGACCGTGTACGTGTCGCCGGCCGCCACTTCGGTGGGAAAGGTGAACGACTGGTTGGCACTGATGGTCAGGGTGTCACCGTCGCTGTTGCGCAGGCTTACGCTGGTGCCGCTGGTGAGGCCGCTCACCGTGCCCCCGATGGTGGCTTTGGTGGTGCCCCCGCCGCAGGCGGTGAGCAGGCCGGCGACGCAGGCGCAGGCAAGGAGGCGACGGAGGTTGGCGGCAATCAGCATGGAGGCTCCTGTTGTTGAGAAGGTTTCTTTGGGCGCACATTGCACGCACGCCGGGTTGCGGCGTGGTTGCGGCGGGGTAAACGCCCGGTAAATGCGTGGTTGGTGGGCGGCTGCGTCCTAGAAGGCCCAGTAGGGCCCGGTGCCGGCAGGCGTGGACGCATCCCGCAAGGCGACGAACACCGTGCGGCCGAAGAAGAAGGGCAAGCCCCAGTCGAAGAAGCCGCTGATGTCGCCGCCGAGGTGGTCGGCGACGATGGAGGACGACAGGCGGCCTGCGTTCTCCACCGTGAAGGCGATGGCCGCGCTGCCCTGCGTGCTGCCGCTGGCCGTGGCCGTCAGCGACAGGGTGCTCGAGGGGCAGTAGAAGCCGCTGGAGCAACTGGGGATGCTGCGGTCGTGGAAGAAGATGCCGTTGGAGCCCGAGTCCACGAAGGCGGTGAGGCTGCGGCCCTGGTAGACGGTCGTGAAATTGCCGTTGCCGTTCGCGGTGAAGACCTGCGCCGAGCCAAGCGCGTTGTTCGCTGCGGTGCCGATGCCGAAGGTGAGCGTGCCGCCCAGGCGGGTCGCGCCGCCGGCCGCTACCGCGGGCAGGCTGATCGCGAGGCCGTTGTTGTCCGCGCCGAACAGCGCCACCGGGTTGGCGACCTGCGACGCGAGCGGGGCGAGGCTGGCGCCGCAACTGCCGTCGGTGGTGCAGGAGAAGTACTGCTGCGCGGCGGTGCTGGTGGTGCAGTCCGCGCCGCAGTCCCGCGTGAGGAAACCGACACCGAGGATCCCGTTGGCGCCGGCGCCCGAGCCGAGGTCGCTGCCGGTGCTGCTGCAAGCGGACGGCACGCTCGCGTACGCGGCCCCGGTGTCGTCGATGACCTGGATGGGCACGCCCTGCGCGACTTCGTCGCCCATGTGCACTTCGGCCGTGCGCACGGAGCCCCAGGTGAAGCCGCTGACGAAGCCGGCGCATTCGGCCAGCGCGTTGCCGTCGGGCGCTTTCACGACCGGCAGGCCGGACAGCTGCCCACCGAGCGCGGACGCGGCGATGCGCAGGCCGTAGGAGCCGGTGTCGAGCAGGATGTGGCCGATGGTCTGGCAGCTGGCCGAGCCCGGCGTGCAGACGGTGACCTGCACGAACGGCGAGTTGATGGCGCTGCCATCGGTGCCGCCGTCGACGGTGATGGCCACCTGGTTGGAAGCCAGCACGGCCGGCGTGGTCGTTGTGCCCGAAGTCGTGGTCGTGCCGCCCGGGTTCGAGGTGCTGGTCGTGCTCGACGTGGTGCTGGTGGCGTCACCGCCGCCGCCGCAAGCGGCCAGCACGAGCAGGACCGCGAGGGCGCAGCAGGCTGCGGCGCGGAAGCGCAGGTCCATGGCCTACTTCATCTCCTGCGGGTCGAAGCCGGTGGGCACGCGCGACTGCAGCCAGGCGCGTCCTTCGTAGGCGCCCATGTGCCCGGCGGACTGCACCACCAGGTCGCCGGTGGAAACGTCCATGTGCGAACGGTTCGCGCGCCGCTCCCGCGGCTGGCCGGCCATTGCGTCCTGCATCGCGCCGAAGTGGCTCCCCAGCAGCTGCTTCAGGTCCGGCTTGTGCGGACCGGACCAGGCGACGGCGAAGACCGTGCCCGAGCCGTCGGCGTATTCGTGGATGACGGTGCCGCTGGGCAGGGTGCGGACGGACTCGGTATAGGCCACGCCAGCCGACGTGGCGGCGGCACTGCGCTGCGCCGGCGCCGCCGTGCTGTCGCCAGGACGGCCTTCCAGCACTGCGTGCGCAGCGCCGCCTGCCAGCAACAGCGAGGCGACCAGGATCCTGTTCATGCGATGCCCTCCCGCGCGAGCGAATAGCAGGCGACTGCGGCGAGTGTGAGGAGGAAAAATGGAGAAAGTTCGGAGGGCGCGGACCTGCATGGCACCAAGGTCCCATAGCGCCCTCCCCGGGCTCGTTCCATACAGTCGGCTTCCCGTCAGCCAGGAGCCTGCCTTGGACCTCAACTCCGTCGAGACCTTCGTTCGCGTGACCCTGCTCGCGATCGGCGTGAAGCTGCTCGCGGCCGTCGCCTTCTGGGTGATCGGCCGCTGGCTGATCTCGCGCGTGATCGACCTGCTGTCCGCGGCGATGAACCGCAACCACCTGGACCCGACGCTGAACAAGTACATGGGCTCGGTGATCGCGGTGACGCTGAACATCGTGCTGGTGATCGGCATCCTCGGCTACTTCGGCGTGCAGACCACCTCGTTCGCTGCGCTGCTGGCCGGCGCCGGCCTGGCCATCGGCGCGGCCTGGAGCGGCATGCTGGGCAACTTCGCCGCCGGCGCCTTCATGCTGGTGCTGCGGCCCTTCAAGGTCGGCGATTTCGTCACCGTCGGCGGCGTCACCGGCACCGTGCGCGAACTGGGCCTGTTCGGCACCACCATCATCACGCCCGACCACGTGATGACCCTCGTCGGCAACGGCAAGGTGTTCGGCGACACCATCCAGAACTTCTCGGCGCTGCCGTACCGGCGCGTGGACCGCGTCGCGCAGTTGTCGGGTGCAATCGACCCGCGGGAAGCCATCCAGCGCCTGCGCGACGCCATTGCCCGGATCCCGAACGTGCAGGCCACGCCGGCGCCCGAGGTGAACCTGATGGACCTGAACCTGCTGGGCCCGGTGATCTCGGTGCGGCCCTACTGCAGCAACGAGCACTACTGGCAGGTCTGGTTCGACACCAACGAGGCGATCGTCCGCACCTGCCGCGAAGCCGGCTGGCCGGCGCCGACGCCGGTGACCGTCACGCGCATCCAGCAAGTTCCCGAACTTGCTGGACAGTAAACGCTACCTCCATTTTGCGGTTGCAACGGCCTGGCGGCTTTCGTATTCTTTTGTGATGGCGCTCTTCAAATTCTTCGGCTCGCCGTCGCCCACCGAACTGCCCGGTGGCGTCGACCCCGACACGGGCTTCGACCCGATGACGACGAAGCATTTCCAGGTGAAGATGCGCAAGGCGCCGGTGTGGTTCTGTTCCTTCCTGGCCGGCAACAAGCGCGAGCATCGCCGCCTGCGCGACGAGCTCGCGATGATGAAGGGCGCCTGGCCGCTGCTGATGAAGCAGCGCTGGGGCGGCGACTCGTGGACTCGCGAGGACAAGCAGCAGCTGAAGGCCATGGTGCGCAGCGCTTCGCGCGTGAGCCCCTACCTCTTCATCTGGGCGCTGCCTGGCTCCATGCTGCTGCTGCCTTTCCTCGCCTGGTACCTGGACACGCGGCGCAAGCTGCGCCGCTGAACCGCGCTACTTCTCCGAGCAGCAACCGCTGCTGCTCTTGGCACCCGACGCGTAGCGGTCGTGGTGCCGCACCCAGTCCATCGTGTTGGCCGCGTTCTGCTCGTCGCGGCCCTTGGGCACGAGGTCCAGCATCCGGTAGGTGCCCATCATCACTTCCACGCCGCGGCCGTAGGTCGAATAAGTGTGGAACACGCGGCCCGCATCGTCCTGGTAGAACACGCTGATGCCGGGCATCTCCTCGGGCGCGAAGGGCTGCACGCGGTAGTTGTAGCGGACCTCGCCCTTGGCGCGCTCCTGCGGCGTGAACGAGACCCCGTAGTCCTGGTTGAAGTCGCTGCCATTCGAAGACACCCACGGGAAGCGCCAGCCCATGCGCTGGCGGAAGCGCTCGATCTCCGCCAGAGGGGCGCGCGAGATCGCGACCAGGGTGACGTCGCGCTGCGCCA
Encoded proteins:
- a CDS encoding DMT family transporter, producing MPASTLPLRTALPLILVLTFVWGTNWVLFPLAVKELSVWSFRAFSTLGSGLALLAWAKVRGESLAIPRGHRGTVVAAAMAYLVVWNIASTYAAVLIPSGQAAVLGFTMPLWAALFGALFLRQKLERRSLAALALGLLGVGLLAVRGLHAYAQAPLGFAAGIAAAVGWAVGTLILKRRPPPVAPLVLTGWQMLITSVPITLGALWLGDGWFWPSWQSVAVVAYITLVPMALGNVAWFSIVGLLPAHVAGLGSVLVPVVAMLTGALVRGEPLGPVELLAMACSVGAVALALGLRTPAPRLAR
- a CDS encoding DUF899 domain-containing protein translates to MSTNVENHSVVSADRWLAARETLLAREKELMHLQDEVARERRALPWERVEKDYAFDTPQGRRTLAELFDGRRQLLVQHFMLGPGWEEGCKSCSYMADHTDGMNVHLAQRDVTLVAISRAPLAEIERFRQRMGWRFPWVSSNGSDFNQDYGVSFTPQERAKGEVRYNYRVQPFAPEEMPGISVFYQDDAGRVFHTYSTYGRGVEVMMGTYRMLDLVPKGRDEQNAANTMDWVRHHDRYASGAKSSSGCCSEK
- a CDS encoding DUF3443 domain-containing protein, whose protein sequence is MDLRFRAAACCALAVLLVLAACGGGGDATSTTSSTTSTSNPGGTTTTSGTTTTPAVLASNQVAITVDGGTDGSAINSPFVQVTVCTPGSASCQTIGHILLDTGSYGLRIAASALGGQLSGLPVVKAPDGNALAECAGFVSGFTWGSVRTAEVHMGDEVAQGVPIQVIDDTGAAYASVPSACSSTGSDLGSGAGANGILGVGFLTRDCGADCTTSTAAQQYFSCTTDGSCGASLAPLASQVANPVALFGADNNGLAISLPAVAAGGATRLGGTLTFGIGTAANNALGSAQVFTANGNGNFTTVYQGRSLTAFVDSGSNGIFFHDRSIPSCSSGFYCPSSTLSLTATASGSTQGSAAIAFTVENAGRLSSSIVADHLGGDISGFFDWGLPFFFGRTVFVALRDASTPAGTGPYWAF
- a CDS encoding DUF2844 domain-containing protein: MNRILVASLLLAGGAAHAVLEGRPGDSTAAPAQRSAAATSAGVAYTESVRTLPSGTVIHEYADGSGTVFAVAWSGPHKPDLKQLLGSHFGAMQDAMAGQPRERRANRSHMDVSTGDLVVQSAGHMGAYEGRAWLQSRVPTGFDPQEMK
- a CDS encoding mechanosensitive ion channel family protein, which translates into the protein MDLNSVETFVRVTLLAIGVKLLAAVAFWVIGRWLISRVIDLLSAAMNRNHLDPTLNKYMGSVIAVTLNIVLVIGILGYFGVQTTSFAALLAGAGLAIGAAWSGMLGNFAAGAFMLVLRPFKVGDFVTVGGVTGTVRELGLFGTTIITPDHVMTLVGNGKVFGDTIQNFSALPYRRVDRVAQLSGAIDPREAIQRLRDAIARIPNVQATPAPEVNLMDLNLLGPVISVRPYCSNEHYWQVWFDTNEAIVRTCREAGWPAPTPVTVTRIQQVPELAGQ